Proteins from a genomic interval of Zingiber officinale cultivar Zhangliang chromosome 1B, Zo_v1.1, whole genome shotgun sequence:
- the LOC122056748 gene encoding pentatricopeptide repeat-containing protein At3g50420-like: MASTPFYHYNCEAPLAAVAASLLHRCASSGSTATLRKTRQLHALILIALPCDSPPFLFNNILSLYGKCCALGHARKVFDAISPRNLVSYNAMIAAYTHSKCLAGAQSALRLFRELCLVGLGPSASTLSSLVRASASFQEPLLGRGLHSKVVRYGFPNNVRVQTALLGMYSDNGSHEAVENIFWEMSEKDVVSWNSLVLSNVKNGSVEQGFQHFCQMIRTGLMPNNSTFSIILNACGRLEDGKRGRIVHAQMLKSDIKPDILLQNALVNMYACCGDMPSSALVFDNMEKPNLVSWNSLISGYSDSREGEKAMKVFIELKDVPSYRGSYPDDYSFAAVIYATATLPSVCYGRPLHAQTIKSGLNLSIFVANTLINMYFTNGDSDSAQRLFGFILIKDAILWSEMIVGHSKLGEDELVLRYFYLMLNEGHQIDDFSLSNALGSCADLVVLNLGQMIHSLVVKSGYESNICVCRSLIDMYAKNGILQGADSIFCRIQNPDLKCWNSMIGGYGNIGNSEQAFKMFNSMVRKGLQPDHVTYLSLVSACSHSGQVERGTFYWFCMSADAIVPGCKHYACMVNLISRSGLLQEAKQFILGSPFAGSCELWQILLCSCVIFRNLEIGAHAAQQALIIEPEDTMTYILLSNLYASVGKWDVVKGIRKKVRRVMLDKEPELSWIERKNVVHVFFTDDEFHEHIDECRNELLRS; the protein is encoded by the coding sequence ATGGCCTCTACGCCCTTCTACCACTACAATTGCGAAGCCCCCTTGGCCGCTGTTGCAGCCTCCCTCCTACATCGTTGCGCCTCTTCCGGCAGCACCGCCACCCTTCGCAAGACTCGCCAGCTCCACGCTCTCATCCTCATCGCCTTGCCCTGCGACTCCCCTCCCTTCCTATTCAACAACATCCTCTCCCTCTACGGCAAATGCTGCGCCCTCGGTCACGCCCGCAAGGTCTTCGATGCAATTTCTCCACGAAACCTCGTCTCTTACAACGCCATGATCGCCGCCTACACACACTCGAAGTGCCTCGCTGGTGCTCAGTCCGCCCTCCGACTCTTCCGCGAGCTGTGCCTCGTCGGCTTGGGGCCCAGCGCCTCCACGCTCTCCAGCCTCGTCCGAGCTTCGGCGTCCTTTCAAGAACCGCTTCTTGGTCGCGGCCTGCACTCCAAAGTCGTCAGGTATGGTTTCCCTAACAATGTGCGCGTTCAAACTGCGCTTCTCGGGATGTACTCCGACAACGGAAGTCATGAAGCTGTCGAGAATATCTTCTGGGAAATGAGCGAGAAGGATGTTGTCTCTTGGAATTCGTTAGTCCTCAGCAATGTCAAAAATGGTAGTGTCGAGCAAGGCTTCCAGCATTTCTGCCAAATGATCCGGACTGGCTTAATGCCTAATAATTCCACATTTTCTATAATTCTAAATGCTTGCGGGAGACTGGAGGATGGGAAAAGAGGGCGCATTGTCCATGCACAGATGTTAAAATCAGATATCAAGCCTGATATCCTGTTGCAGAATGCACTAGTCAACATGTATGCTTGCTGCGGAGACATGCCGTCTTCTGCATTGGTTTTTGACAATATGGAGAAGCCAAACTTGGTCTCGTGGAACTCCCTCATTTCTGGTTATTCTGATTCCCGAGAAGGCGAGAAGGCCATGAAAGTTTTCATCGAGttaaaggatgtgccttcttatagAGGATCATACCCAGATGACTATTCCTTTGCTGCAGTTATTTATGCTACTGCTACTTTACCTTCTGTATGTTACGGGAGGCCTCTTCATGCCCAAACTATAAAGTCAGGGTTGAATTTAAGCATATTTGTAGCAAACACTCTAATCAATATGTATTTCACAAATGGTGACTCTGATTCTGCTCAGAGGCTGTTTGGTTTCATATTGATTAAAGATGCAATACTTTGGAGTGAAATGATCGTTGGTCATTCAAAGTTGGGTGAAGACGAGCTAGTTTTGCGATATTTTTATTTAATGCTAAACGAAGGACATCAAATTGATGACTTTTCTCTCAGCAATGCATTGGGATCATGTGCTGATCTTGTAGTGCTGAACCTAGGGCAAATGATCCATTCTCTGGTGGTGAAATCTGGATATGAATCAAACATCTGTGTTTGTAGGAGTTTGATCGACATGTATGCTAAAAATGGTATTCTTCAAGGAGCTGACTCTATCTTTTGTAGAATACAGAATCCTGATTTAAAATGCTGGAATTCAATGATTGGAGGTTATGGTAACATTGGAAACTCTGAGCAGGCATTTAAGATGTTCAATTCAATGGTAAGGAAAGGGCTGCAACCTGATCATGTGACTTACCTTTCTCTGGTTTCTGCATGTAGTCATTCAGGCCAAGTGGAGAGAGGAACATTCTACTGGTTTTGCATGTCGGCGGATGCTATAGTTCCAGGTTGTAAGCACTATGCTTGCATGGTAAATTTAATAAGTCGATCGGGACTATTGCAAGAAGCCAAGCAGTTCATCTTGGGATCACCTTTTGCTGGGTCATGTGAACTATGGCAAATCTTATTGTGTTCATGTGTTATTTTCAGAAATTTGGAAATTGGTGCACATGCTGCACAGCAAGCTCTAATCATAGAACCTGAGGACACTATGACCTATATACTCCTTTCAAATCTTTATGCTTCTGTTGGGAAATGGGATGTTGTTAAAGGAATTAGGAAGAAGGTCAGAAGAGTAATGTTAGATAAGGAGCCCGAGTTAAGCTGGATTGAGAGAAAAAATGTTGTGCATGTGTTTTTTACTGATGATGAATTTCATGAGCATATCGATGAGTGCAGAAACGAACTACTTAGATCATAG